A region from the Muribaculum gordoncarteri genome encodes:
- the murA gene encoding UDP-N-acetylglucosamine 1-carboxyvinyltransferase has product MSTFIVEGGHRLDGEITPQGAKNEALQILCATLLTPDKVTVENIPDILDINNLISMLCEMGVKVEKISPNTYSFQASDINLDYITTPEYIKKSASLRGSVMFVGPMVARFGYAVLPKPGGDKIGRRRLDTHFIGINKLGAEFEYNTEQHAYEIRANELKGTYMLLDEASVTGTANIIMAAVLAKGTTTIYNAACEPYIQQLCRMLCRMGAKIEGIGSNLLTIHGVESLHGTTHRILPDMIEIGSFIGMAAMTGSHITLKNVSYNDLGIMPDSFKRLGIELQVKGDDIVIPQHDGYEIDTFMDGSIMTFADAPWPGLSPDLLSVFLVVATQARGSVLIHQKMFESRLFFVDKLIDMGAQIILCDPHRAAVIGSGRLNSLRATNMVSPDIRAGIAMLIAAMSARGTSHIHNIDQIDRGYENIDKRLNAIGANIMRVSN; this is encoded by the coding sequence ATGAGTACATTCATTGTCGAAGGCGGACACCGCCTTGATGGAGAAATCACCCCGCAAGGAGCCAAGAACGAAGCGTTGCAGATACTTTGTGCCACCTTGTTGACCCCCGACAAGGTAACAGTCGAGAACATTCCCGATATTCTCGACATAAACAATCTCATATCAATGCTTTGCGAGATGGGAGTGAAAGTCGAGAAGATTTCGCCCAACACCTACTCGTTTCAAGCCTCCGACATAAACCTCGATTACATCACCACGCCCGAATACATCAAGAAATCGGCATCGCTGCGCGGTTCGGTAATGTTTGTGGGTCCCATGGTGGCACGTTTCGGCTATGCCGTACTCCCTAAGCCCGGAGGCGACAAGATAGGCCGCCGACGCCTCGACACCCACTTCATCGGTATAAACAAGCTCGGAGCTGAATTTGAATACAACACCGAGCAACACGCCTACGAAATCAGAGCCAACGAACTCAAAGGCACCTACATGCTTCTCGACGAGGCTTCGGTGACCGGAACAGCCAACATAATCATGGCCGCAGTCCTTGCCAAAGGCACCACGACCATATACAATGCGGCTTGTGAGCCCTATATCCAGCAGCTGTGCCGAATGTTGTGCCGAATGGGTGCAAAGATAGAAGGCATCGGCTCCAATCTGCTGACAATCCATGGCGTGGAATCGCTTCACGGCACAACCCACCGAATACTCCCCGACATGATCGAGATAGGCAGCTTCATAGGCATGGCCGCAATGACGGGAAGTCACATCACACTGAAAAATGTAAGCTACAACGACCTCGGAATAATGCCCGACAGCTTCAAGCGCCTCGGCATCGAACTTCAGGTCAAAGGCGACGACATCGTAATACCTCAACATGACGGATATGAGATTGACACCTTCATGGACGGTTCGATAATGACATTTGCCGACGCCCCGTGGCCCGGACTCTCCCCCGACCTTCTCAGCGTGTTTCTCGTAGTGGCCACCCAGGCTCGAGGCAGCGTGCTCATACACCAGAAAATGTTTGAAAGCCGACTCTTCTTCGTGGACAAGCTCATCGACATGGGAGCCCAAATCATATTGTGCGACCCGCACCGTGCCGCAGTCATAGGTTCGGGACGACTGAACTCGCTAAGAGCCACCAACATGGTTTCGCCCGATATTCGTGCCGGTATCGCAATGCTTATCGCGGCAATGAGCGCACGAGGCACAAGCCACATACATAACATCGACCAGATTGACCGCGGCTATGAAAACATCGACAAGCGATTGAATGCCATAGGCGCAAACATCATGAGAGTTTCCAACTAA
- a CDS encoding 3-oxoacyl-ACP synthase III family protein codes for MYINATGYYVPEGRVDNDHFLEVNGLTSDWIYKRTGIKTRSKAGEGEGHNSMGLAAIADAIKHLPYDIKDVDLIVSASYSPYDTVATLAHIAQREYGITNARAIYVSAACSSFVNGLEIIETYFAAGKATKALLVCSEHNTYYSNESDPKSGHLWGDAAVAYFLSKDKTADSDIAVKEVFTRGLGDIGKGPEGVVLRPKEGGIEMPDGRDVFVNACHQMLVALENATAPHNLTPADLDYIITHQANKRIVAQVAHQLNLSDEHFLNNIEELGNTGSASCALVFAQNRDKFKKGDKVGLTVFGGGYSCGAFLLEV; via the coding sequence ATGTATATAAACGCCACAGGATATTACGTCCCCGAGGGACGCGTCGACAACGACCATTTCCTTGAAGTCAACGGATTAACAAGCGACTGGATATATAAACGCACAGGAATAAAGACTCGCTCCAAAGCCGGAGAAGGCGAAGGACACAACTCGATGGGTCTGGCCGCAATTGCCGATGCCATCAAACATCTGCCCTACGACATAAAGGATGTCGACCTGATAGTATCAGCCTCTTACTCTCCCTACGACACCGTGGCTACCCTCGCCCACATAGCGCAACGCGAATATGGCATAACCAACGCACGCGCAATATATGTATCGGCCGCATGCTCGTCATTTGTCAACGGTCTTGAAATCATCGAAACATACTTCGCAGCCGGAAAGGCGACAAAGGCACTCCTCGTGTGCTCGGAGCACAATACATATTACTCCAATGAAAGCGACCCGAAATCGGGACATCTCTGGGGTGACGCCGCAGTAGCCTACTTCCTGTCGAAGGACAAGACCGCCGACAGCGACATTGCCGTCAAGGAGGTATTCACCCGCGGACTCGGTGACATAGGCAAAGGCCCCGAAGGCGTGGTGCTCCGTCCCAAAGAAGGCGGCATCGAGATGCCCGACGGACGCGACGTATTTGTAAACGCATGTCACCAGATGCTTGTAGCGCTTGAAAATGCCACAGCACCCCACAACCTGACTCCCGCCGATCTCGACTACATCATAACACATCAGGCCAACAAGCGAATCGTGGCACAGGTGGCTCATCAGCTCAACCTGTCGGACGAACACTTTCTCAACAACATCGAGGAGCTCGGCAACACCGGTTCGGCAAGCTGCGCACTTGTATTCGCACAAAACCGCGACAAGTTCAAGAAGGGCGACAAAGTGGGACTCACCGTATTCGGCGGCGGATATTCATGTGGAGCATTCCTTCTTGAAGTGTAA
- the fabG gene encoding 3-oxoacyl-[acyl-carrier-protein] reductase: MKLLEGKTALITGAARGIGKALALRFAQEGANIAFTDLAIDENGKATEKEIEALGVKVKGYASNAADFAQTKEVVAEVHKDFGSIDILVNNAGITKDGLMMRMTEAQWDAVIAVNLKSAFNFINAVLPIMMRQRGGSIINMASVVGVHGNAGQANYAASKAGLIALAKSIAQEVGSRGIRANAIAPGFIETAMTAALPDDIRAEWVKKIPLRRGGQVGDIADVAVFLASDMSSYVTGQVIQVDGGMNM, encoded by the coding sequence ATGAAATTACTCGAAGGAAAGACAGCACTTATCACAGGTGCCGCACGTGGTATCGGTAAAGCTCTCGCCCTGCGTTTCGCTCAGGAAGGAGCCAACATTGCATTCACCGACCTCGCCATCGATGAAAACGGCAAAGCCACTGAAAAGGAAATCGAAGCTCTCGGCGTAAAAGTAAAGGGTTACGCTTCAAATGCAGCCGATTTCGCCCAGACCAAGGAAGTTGTAGCCGAAGTACACAAGGATTTCGGTTCGATAGATATCCTCGTAAACAACGCAGGTATAACCAAGGACGGCCTCATGATGCGCATGACCGAGGCTCAATGGGACGCCGTGATAGCAGTGAACCTTAAGAGTGCCTTCAACTTCATCAACGCCGTTCTCCCCATAATGATGCGTCAGCGCGGCGGCTCAATAATCAATATGGCATCGGTAGTAGGTGTACACGGAAACGCCGGACAGGCCAACTATGCAGCCTCAAAGGCTGGACTTATCGCCCTCGCCAAGTCGATAGCCCAGGAAGTAGGCTCACGCGGCATACGCGCCAACGCCATAGCTCCCGGATTTATCGAAACCGCCATGACTGCCGCCCTACCCGATGACATTCGTGCCGAATGGGTTAAGAAAATCCCCTTGCGCCGTGGCGGCCAGGTTGGCGACATCGCCGATGTAGCCGTATTCCTCGCTTCCGACATGTCAAGCTATGTTACCGGTCAGGTAATTCAGGTTGACGGTGGAATGAACATGTAA
- a CDS encoding DUF4290 domain-containing protein gives MLTYNTQLKKLILPEYGRNIQQMVDHCLTIEDREERTACAYSIINSMGNLFPQLRDVDDFKHKLWDHLAIMSDFKLDIDYPCDIIRPENLETRPDRIDYQLSPIKMRHYGKSIELMIAKAATMEDNEERDALIRLIANHMKKLMLAVNPDGVDDAKIFKDLAMYSHGAIRLDPATYHLHEFKAAPAPTTSKKKKKK, from the coding sequence ATGCTTACATACAATACTCAACTTAAAAAACTCATATTGCCCGAATACGGACGCAACATCCAGCAGATGGTCGACCATTGCCTCACAATCGAGGACAGGGAAGAACGCACCGCATGCGCCTACTCGATTATCAACTCGATGGGCAACCTGTTTCCACAGCTGCGCGATGTCGACGATTTCAAGCACAAGCTGTGGGATCATCTCGCAATAATGAGCGACTTCAAGCTTGACATAGACTATCCGTGCGACATTATACGCCCTGAGAATCTGGAAACTCGTCCCGATCGAATAGACTATCAACTGTCACCGATAAAGATGCGCCATTACGGCAAAAGCATCGAACTGATGATAGCCAAGGCGGCTACGATGGAGGATAACGAGGAGCGTGACGCACTGATAAGGCTTATCGCCAACCACATGAAGAAACTCATGCTCGCCGTGAATCCCGACGGAGTCGACGACGCAAAGATATTCAAGGATCTGGCCATGTACAGCCACGGAGCCATACGCCTTGATCCGGCAACCTATCATCTACATGAATTCAAGGCAGCTCCAGCTCCTACAACTTCCAAGAAGAAAAAGAAAAAATAA